In Flammeovirgaceae bacterium 311, one DNA window encodes the following:
- a CDS encoding membrane associated hydrolase has translation MKKLILFSAALLVSASGVYGNTPPSPGNKTVTAWRTASELTIDGALEESVWQQAPEATAFWMNFPADTSLASATTITKVAYDDKNLYIGADVLHASAKPQQYIASSLRRDFPFVENDAFGVIIDAFSDNTNGYGFYVSAHGVQREEQIFNGTTADATWDIIWYSSVRQHERGYTVEMAIPLRYLRFRENAAEWNINFVRNDVSSNERSSWAATPRFFNLGNLAYHGKLQWSDEVKASKRNVSLIPSLSFAASQHQQKAVQSQLRPSLDAKVGITPSLNLDVTINPDFSQAEVDQAQVNLSRFELEFPEKRLFFIENSDLFSEFGLEKRGTSPVRPFYSRRIGLSYNATTGLYEQTQVLGGLRLSGKLNNNLRIGAMSIQTKGLQTEPAEPTHSKEYYPSQNYSVLALQQKVFSRSNIGVILVNRQAWGDHNSADYRFNTNDYNRVAGLDYNLASQDGKWTGKLYQHFSFTNNSDRPSTAQGGLLQYTSKRTLSWVGVNKVGKDFAPETGFVPRKNFTNLFGELSYFIYPKSWQLNYIQPILHYSLYLDSLSRNKTDQRFFTGLKWKFENTAIIYTLFMNDYTYLNVPFNPAQNEGPSLAAHTDYRYSYFKVHYVSDLRKTYSWQLVSDLGKFYNGNIAKFQGFLNRKIEPWGMVGINFNINFIRLPEPYANNNIFLLGPRAELSLSRSLFINSIVQYNSQNQNLNFYGRLQWRFRPLSDLYLVYSNNHNTHLGQRQNQSLVMKFVYWL, from the coding sequence ATGAAAAAGTTAATCTTATTTTCAGCAGCACTCTTGGTCTCAGCCTCTGGGGTTTATGGCAACACACCGCCGTCTCCAGGAAACAAAACGGTAACAGCCTGGAGAACAGCAAGCGAATTAACCATTGATGGCGCCTTAGAGGAAAGTGTTTGGCAGCAAGCCCCTGAAGCCACAGCATTCTGGATGAACTTTCCGGCTGATACTTCCCTGGCTTCGGCAACTACCATAACAAAGGTAGCCTACGACGATAAAAACCTCTACATAGGCGCAGATGTTCTTCATGCCAGTGCTAAGCCTCAACAATACATTGCCTCGTCGTTGCGCAGAGACTTCCCCTTTGTAGAAAACGATGCCTTTGGTGTTATCATAGACGCTTTCAGCGACAATACCAATGGCTACGGGTTCTATGTGAGTGCCCATGGGGTGCAGCGGGAAGAACAAATTTTTAATGGTACCACGGCCGATGCTACCTGGGACATTATCTGGTACTCTTCGGTTCGCCAGCACGAGAGGGGCTACACGGTAGAAATGGCCATTCCTTTACGATACCTTCGCTTTCGGGAAAATGCAGCTGAATGGAACATCAACTTTGTGAGAAATGATGTCAGCAGCAACGAGCGCTCTTCTTGGGCAGCAACCCCTCGTTTCTTCAACCTGGGCAATCTGGCATATCATGGTAAACTGCAATGGAGCGATGAGGTAAAAGCTTCCAAAAGAAATGTGTCTCTCATTCCAAGCCTTAGTTTTGCAGCAAGCCAACATCAGCAGAAGGCGGTACAATCTCAGTTAAGGCCCTCCCTGGATGCTAAAGTTGGCATTACCCCTTCCCTGAATTTAGATGTCACCATCAATCCGGATTTCTCTCAGGCCGAGGTAGACCAGGCACAGGTAAACCTGAGTAGGTTTGAGCTAGAATTTCCAGAAAAGCGCTTGTTTTTTATTGAGAACAGCGATTTGTTTTCGGAGTTTGGCCTGGAAAAACGAGGTACCAGCCCCGTTCGCCCCTTTTATTCCCGACGCATAGGCCTGAGCTACAATGCCACCACCGGCCTCTACGAACAAACTCAGGTACTGGGCGGTCTACGGCTTAGCGGCAAACTGAACAACAACCTAAGGATCGGTGCCATGAGCATTCAAACCAAAGGCCTGCAAACAGAACCCGCAGAACCAACTCACAGTAAAGAGTACTATCCCAGCCAAAATTACAGCGTACTGGCGCTGCAGCAAAAGGTCTTCTCCAGGTCGAACATTGGGGTTATTCTGGTAAACCGGCAAGCCTGGGGCGACCACAACAGCGCAGATTACCGCTTCAACACCAACGATTACAACCGTGTTGCAGGTCTTGATTACAACCTGGCTTCTCAAGACGGTAAATGGACAGGAAAACTATACCAACATTTTTCCTTTACCAACAATAGCGACAGGCCTTCCACTGCCCAAGGCGGGCTGCTGCAGTACACATCTAAACGCACCCTCAGTTGGGTGGGTGTGAACAAAGTTGGCAAGGATTTCGCACCAGAGACTGGCTTTGTGCCCCGCAAAAATTTTACCAACCTTTTTGGAGAACTCTCCTATTTCATTTACCCAAAATCATGGCAGCTGAACTATATACAGCCGATCTTGCACTACAGCCTCTACCTAGATTCTCTCAGCAGAAACAAAACAGACCAGAGGTTCTTCACCGGACTTAAATGGAAATTTGAGAACACAGCGATTATCTACACCTTATTCATGAACGACTATACTTATCTGAACGTGCCTTTCAATCCAGCCCAAAACGAAGGTCCCAGTCTGGCAGCACACACCGATTACCGCTACTCCTATTTCAAAGTTCATTACGTCTCGGATCTGAGGAAAACCTATTCCTGGCAGCTAGTCAGTGATCTGGGCAAATTTTACAACGGGAATATTGCTAAGTTTCAAGGCTTCCTAAACCGCAAAATTGAACCCTGGGGCATGGTGGGCATTAATTTCAACATTAACTTTATAAGGCTTCCAGAGCCCTATGCCAATAATAACATTTTCCTGCTAGGACCAAGGGCAGAGTTATCTTTAAGCCGCTCCTTGTTCATCAATTCGATAGTACAATATAACTCACAAAATCAAAATCTGAACTTTTATGGGCGTCTGCAGTGGAGATTTAGACCACTCTCGGATCTCTACCTGGTGTATTCCAACAACCACAACACACATTTAGGACAAAGGCAAAACCAAAGCCTGGTCATGAAATTCGTTTACTGGCTTTAA
- a CDS encoding DoxX family protein → METKYSYFFLRLPLAMSMFGHGLVRLPKLSGFAEGMTEQFKDSILPEILVLPFGYALPFIELIIGILLILGWQTRNSIYAGLLTMAALVFGSSTIESWGAISVQLIHALYFGMLLHFLPKDRFSIDAKLRTDSQTDAIQNYPLRPKTRTLG, encoded by the coding sequence ATGGAAACAAAATACAGTTATTTTTTTCTTCGCCTGCCATTGGCAATGAGTATGTTTGGACACGGTTTGGTTCGGTTGCCGAAACTCAGCGGATTTGCAGAGGGAATGACAGAGCAGTTTAAAGATTCAATTTTGCCGGAAATTCTGGTGTTGCCTTTTGGATATGCTTTGCCGTTTATCGAACTGATCATCGGTATCCTTCTGATTTTGGGTTGGCAGACAAGAAATTCCATTTATGCGGGACTTCTCACTATGGCAGCACTTGTTTTCGGCAGTTCGACGATTGAAAGCTGGGGTGCCATTTCTGTTCAGTTGATTCATGCACTTTATTTTGGCATGCTGCTGCATTTCCTTCCAAAGGACAGATTTTCAATAGATGCTAAATTAAGAACTGACTCTCAAACGGATGCAATTCAAAACTACCCACTTAGGCCAAAAACTCGTACCTTGGGGTAA
- a CDS encoding hypothetical protein (COG1359 Uncharacterized conserved protein) gives MDVGGEQNLETNLTKSINDMMNKYGLHGKLKAKEGNGDKLAAILLEASKLVSTAKGCNLYIISKDKNDKDSVWVTEAWDSKEDHDNSLKVEGVRELISQAMPILDGQPEKGQELEVLGGTGID, from the coding sequence ATGGACGTAGGTGGCGAGCAAAATTTAGAAACTAACTTAACTAAATCTATTAATGATATGATGAATAAATATGGACTTCACGGTAAATTAAAAGCGAAAGAAGGAAATGGGGATAAACTTGCGGCAATCCTACTTGAAGCCTCAAAATTAGTTTCAACTGCAAAAGGTTGTAATCTTTATATCATCAGTAAAGATAAAAATGATAAAGACTCTGTTTGGGTAACAGAAGCTTGGGATAGTAAAGAAGACCATGATAATTCATTAAAAGTTGAAGGTGTGAGAGAACTAATTTCTCAAGCAATGCCAATCCTTGACGGACAACCAGAGAAAGGACAAGAACTTGAGGTTTTAGGAGGAACAGGAATTGATTAA